One segment of Desulfosudis oleivorans Hxd3 DNA contains the following:
- the sfsA gene encoding DNA/RNA nuclease SfsA, whose translation MAQKEGVFWPPLIKGTLIKRYKRFLADVRLGNNRMVTAHCPNSGSMKACCEPGRPVYISRQNSPARKLKYTWELIDMPGSLVGVNTGIPNALVRRSIEKGYIHPLKGYDRVTPEVKTSAHTRLDLMLENTKTGGRCYVEVKNCTLVENRTASFPDAVTERGKKHLLELQGLAANGHRCAMVFLIQRMDATTFRPADPIDPAYGRTLREVARSGVELYAYDVNIDLERIIIGRRIKIVL comes from the coding sequence ATGGCGCAAAAAGAGGGAGTTTTCTGGCCGCCCCTGATAAAGGGAACGCTGATTAAGCGGTACAAGCGGTTTCTGGCTGATGTGCGCCTTGGCAACAACCGGATGGTAACGGCCCACTGCCCCAACTCCGGCTCCATGAAGGCCTGCTGCGAGCCGGGCCGGCCGGTCTATATCTCCCGGCAGAACAGCCCCGCACGCAAGCTCAAGTATACCTGGGAGCTGATCGACATGCCCGGTTCTCTGGTAGGGGTCAACACCGGCATTCCCAACGCCCTGGTTCGGCGCTCCATTGAAAAGGGCTATATTCATCCGTTGAAAGGGTATGACAGGGTCACGCCGGAGGTGAAAACCAGCGCCCACACCCGGCTGGACCTGATGCTGGAAAATACGAAGACCGGGGGGCGCTGCTATGTGGAAGTGAAAAACTGCACCCTGGTGGAGAACCGCACCGCCAGTTTCCCGGATGCGGTAACCGAACGGGGGAAAAAACATCTTCTGGAACTTCAAGGTCTTGCAGCCAATGGCCACCGGTGCGCCATGGTCTTTCTGATTCAACGCATGGATGCAACCACCTTCCGGCCCGCCGACCCCATTGATCCCGCTTATGGCAGGACCCTGCGTGAGGTGGCCCGTTCCGGGGTCGAGCTCTACGCCTATGACGTGAACATCGACCTGGAACGCATTATCATTGGCCGCCGGATCAAAATCGTCTTATAG
- the recJ gene encoding single-stranded-DNA-specific exonuclease RecJ, protein MTRNINTRQPDPSAVTAIAKALPCSDIAASLLVNRGILSVKQARHFLSATVADLPSPFSMKGIDTAVARIHSALINHETILVFGDYDADGITATALLVGFLTQAGATVRHHLPHRILEGYGLKPRHITEVAATHKASLLITVDCGITSHAAALACREAGIDLIITDHHQAPAEPPTALAVIDPAQAGCPSGLGDLAGVGVAFYLLIALRAFLREKGFWKTRPEPNLKACCDLVAIGAIADIVPLTGENRILVRTGLELLRTPSRPGIEALIAGAKIKKPALSAEDVAFRLAPRLNAPGRIDHAATALELLLAETKEVAVKIAGRLNRLNTKRQMIEEEISGEIQQIVNDRINTIKERRSLVLAHRQWHQGVIGIAASRAARRYSLPVALITISGDMGIGSARSIPGLHLYDALKGCARLFEDFGGHAQAAGFRIRMENLAAFETQFEYIVRQQTTPGDFVPAVEVDCELAMDRITNTLVREIEGLSPFGAGNPEPLFSARNVRASDTFMINGRHRKMTLAHPGTDRGIAAIWFNTPASHQESSFFRRILFRLRQDTWNGSGAPQIIIEDAFAE, encoded by the coding sequence ATGACCCGGAATATAAACACCAGACAACCCGATCCCTCGGCCGTTACCGCCATTGCAAAGGCCCTGCCCTGCTCGGACATTGCCGCGTCCCTGCTGGTCAATCGGGGCATTCTATCGGTAAAACAGGCCCGGCACTTCCTGTCCGCCACCGTGGCCGACCTGCCCTCTCCCTTTTCCATGAAAGGTATAGACACGGCCGTGGCCCGCATTCACTCGGCCCTGATCAACCATGAAACCATCCTGGTGTTCGGCGATTATGATGCTGACGGCATCACCGCCACCGCTCTTCTGGTGGGGTTCCTCACACAGGCCGGTGCAACGGTCCGGCATCACCTGCCCCACCGGATTCTGGAGGGGTACGGTCTCAAGCCCCGGCACATCACCGAGGTTGCCGCCACGCACAAGGCCTCGCTGCTGATCACCGTGGATTGCGGCATCACCAGCCATGCCGCGGCCCTGGCCTGCCGGGAGGCGGGTATTGACCTGATCATCACCGACCATCACCAGGCACCGGCCGAACCGCCTACGGCCCTGGCCGTGATCGACCCGGCCCAGGCCGGCTGCCCGTCGGGCCTGGGCGATCTGGCCGGCGTGGGCGTGGCCTTCTACCTGCTGATCGCCCTGCGGGCCTTTCTGCGAGAAAAGGGGTTCTGGAAAACCCGGCCCGAGCCCAACCTCAAGGCCTGCTGTGACCTGGTGGCCATCGGCGCCATCGCCGATATCGTTCCCCTGACCGGCGAAAACCGGATTCTGGTCAGAACCGGCCTGGAACTGCTCCGCACCCCCTCCCGGCCGGGTATAGAGGCATTGATTGCCGGCGCAAAGATCAAAAAACCGGCCCTTTCCGCCGAAGACGTGGCCTTTCGGCTGGCTCCCCGGCTTAACGCGCCGGGCCGGATCGACCATGCCGCAACAGCCCTGGAACTGCTGCTGGCCGAAACAAAGGAGGTCGCCGTAAAAATAGCGGGCCGGCTCAACCGGCTCAACACCAAACGGCAGATGATTGAAGAGGAGATTTCGGGTGAGATTCAGCAGATTGTCAATGATCGCATCAACACCATCAAGGAACGGCGTTCCCTGGTACTGGCCCATCGCCAGTGGCACCAGGGTGTGATCGGCATCGCCGCGTCACGGGCCGCGCGGCGCTACAGCCTGCCCGTGGCCCTGATCACCATTTCCGGAGACATGGGCATCGGATCGGCCCGCAGCATCCCCGGCCTTCACCTTTACGACGCCCTCAAGGGATGCGCCCGGCTCTTCGAGGACTTCGGGGGCCACGCCCAGGCCGCGGGTTTCCGCATTCGCATGGAGAACCTGGCCGCGTTTGAGACACAGTTTGAGTATATTGTGCGGCAGCAGACCACACCCGGCGACTTTGTCCCGGCCGTTGAGGTAGACTGCGAGCTGGCCATGGACCGCATCACTAACACCCTGGTCCGGGAGATCGAAGGGCTTTCCCCCTTTGGCGCCGGTAACCCGGAGCCGCTGTTTTCAGCCCGCAATGTACGGGCCAGCGACACCTTCATGATCAACGGCCGGCACCGGAAAATGACCCTGGCCCACCCCGGAACGGACAGGGGTATTGCCGCCATCTGGTTCAACACCCCGGCATCACATCAGGAGTCCTCTTTTTTCAGACGAATCCTCTTCCGGCTGCGGCAAGACACCTGGAACGGCTCCGGCGCCCCGCAAATCATCATTGAAGACGCCTTTGCCGAGTAG
- a CDS encoding HD domain-containing protein — protein sequence MKCPGQDTRYWKGSDISEAKCPKCGAAVEFFKDDTTRACGACGHKFLNPGMDFGCAAYCEHAAQCIGNLPPELLAQRENLLKDRVAIEMKRYFKQDFKRIGHATRVARYAEEIAKQEAPAGLAVILCSAYLHDIGIHEAERKHNSTAARYQEEEGPAIARAILEKTSARPELIDEVCDIVGHHHHPRENETINFKVLYDADLITNLEEAQKEKPGDPQRLKKIIANDLFTETGRQVAKRVLLKQ from the coding sequence ATGAAATGCCCAGGACAGGATACTCGCTACTGGAAAGGCAGCGACATTTCCGAGGCCAAATGTCCCAAATGCGGGGCGGCCGTAGAGTTTTTCAAGGACGACACCACCCGTGCCTGCGGCGCGTGCGGCCACAAGTTTTTAAATCCGGGCATGGATTTCGGGTGCGCGGCCTATTGCGAACACGCGGCCCAGTGCATCGGCAACCTGCCCCCGGAACTGCTGGCCCAGCGGGAGAACCTGCTCAAGGACCGGGTGGCCATCGAAATGAAGCGCTACTTCAAGCAGGACTTCAAGCGCATCGGCCATGCCACCCGCGTGGCCCGGTACGCCGAGGAGATCGCCAAACAGGAGGCCCCGGCCGGCCTGGCCGTGATTCTCTGTTCCGCCTATCTTCACGATATCGGCATTCACGAGGCCGAGCGCAAACACAACAGCACCGCGGCCCGGTACCAGGAAGAAGAGGGACCGGCCATCGCCCGGGCCATTCTTGAAAAAACCAGCGCCCGCCCGGAATTGATCGACGAGGTGTGTGATATTGTCGGGCACCATCACCACCCCAGGGAAAACGAAACCATCAATTTCAAGGTGCTCTACGACGCCGACCTGATCACCAACCTTGAAGAGGCGCAAAAGGAAAAGCCGGGCGATCCCCAGCGGCTGAAAAAAATCATCGCAAACGACCTGTTTACCGAAACCGGCAGGCAGGTGGCCAAAAGAGTGCTGCTGAAACAATAA
- a CDS encoding Crp/Fnr family transcriptional regulator: MDPATVIAEAPLFAGLPADQLEKVARIAQSKPFEKGEMIFSDGQKADGFYVVAQGRIKVFKVSLDGKEQILHIFGPGEPVGEVPVFAGSAFPAGAAALEKSLLLFFPKTVFVRLLEENTPLVLNMLAVLSRRLRQFTVQVENLSLKEVPGRLAGYLLFLAKEQKDTRRVELSISKGQLASLLGTIPETLSRILAKMRDTGLIEVEGAVISLLDIEGLELLAADGRL; the protein is encoded by the coding sequence ATGGATCCCGCCACTGTTATTGCCGAGGCCCCTCTGTTTGCCGGCCTTCCTGCCGACCAGCTCGAAAAAGTGGCCAGAATCGCCCAGTCAAAACCCTTTGAAAAGGGGGAGATGATATTTTCCGATGGCCAGAAAGCCGACGGATTTTACGTGGTGGCGCAAGGTCGCATCAAGGTGTTCAAGGTCTCCCTGGACGGCAAAGAGCAGATTCTTCATATTTTCGGCCCGGGTGAGCCCGTGGGCGAGGTGCCGGTTTTTGCCGGCAGCGCCTTTCCGGCCGGGGCCGCAGCCCTTGAAAAGAGCCTGCTGCTGTTTTTTCCAAAAACCGTCTTTGTCCGGCTCCTGGAAGAAAACACCCCCCTGGTGCTTAACATGCTGGCCGTTCTCTCCCGGCGGCTGAGACAGTTTACCGTGCAGGTGGAAAACCTTTCGTTAAAAGAGGTACCCGGCCGCCTGGCCGGGTACCTGCTGTTTCTGGCAAAGGAGCAGAAGGATACCCGGCGCGTGGAGCTGTCCATTTCCAAGGGCCAGCTGGCCAGCCTGCTGGGCACGATTCCGGAAACCCTTTCCCGCATTCTTGCAAAGATGCGGGATACCGGCCTGATCGAGGTGGAGGGCGCCGTTATTTCGCTTCTGGACATCGAGGGCCTGGAGCTGCTGGCAGCGGACGGCCGCCTGTAA
- a CDS encoding UbiA family prenyltransferase yields the protein MHLRIPFSFFLMPVFLFALGISINPSGYRIVLTFIVLHLFIYPASNAYNSYFDKDEESIGGLKHPPAVERDLYATSLVFDGAGILLALCISRQFAVMVFIYGLISKAYSHPSIRIKKYPWLSWLIAGFFQGLFTFWMCYMALNHRGFDVILQADIFIPAVLTTLILMGFYPLTQIYQHKEDKKRGDLTLSCLLGIRGTFVFSAAVFLIALPGFLVYFKWYFGWQLFYLFLLSIIPVLAFFSRWFLKAINNPAKADYSHTMRLSMISSLSLSTFFILLYFVK from the coding sequence TTGCATCTGCGAATTCCCTTTTCATTTTTTCTGATGCCCGTATTTTTATTTGCATTGGGCATAAGTATCAACCCATCAGGTTACCGGATTGTTTTGACCTTCATAGTGTTGCATCTTTTTATCTATCCGGCCAGTAATGCGTACAACAGTTATTTTGATAAAGATGAGGAAAGTATCGGTGGCCTGAAACATCCGCCTGCGGTGGAAAGAGATCTATATGCCACATCCCTGGTCTTTGATGGAGCGGGCATACTCCTGGCTCTCTGCATCAGCCGGCAGTTTGCGGTAATGGTGTTTATTTACGGCCTCATCAGCAAGGCTTATAGCCATCCCTCCATTAGAATTAAGAAGTATCCCTGGTTGAGCTGGCTGATCGCCGGCTTTTTTCAGGGTTTGTTCACCTTCTGGATGTGCTACATGGCGCTGAATCACAGGGGATTTGACGTTATTCTGCAAGCGGATATATTTATTCCGGCAGTATTGACCACCCTGATTTTGATGGGATTTTATCCTCTGACGCAGATTTATCAACACAAAGAGGACAAAAAAAGAGGTGATCTTACCTTAAGCTGTCTTCTCGGCATCAGGGGAACCTTTGTCTTTTCTGCCGCCGTGTTCCTGATCGCACTACCTGGCTTCCTGGTGTATTTCAAATGGTATTTCGGCTGGCAGCTGTTTTACCTCTTCCTGCTTTCTATAATACCGGTTTTGGCCTTTTTTAGCCGGTGGTTTCTGAAAGCCATAAACAACCCGGCCAAGGCGGATTACAGTCACACAATGCGTCTGAGCATGATTTCATCGCTGTCCCTGAGCACCTTTTTTATTTTGCTTTATTTTGTAAAATAA
- a CDS encoding class I SAM-dependent methyltransferase: MTQTWQRIIRIPVLWYRSVQDRLRQQRQKNELEEWEKKGRPAPPPHIIKQRMLAEYAGRFGLKILVETGTFYGDMVDAMKNTFERVYSIELSPALYQRAAERFRKFSHIKLIQGDSGTELGNLMATIDKPALFWLDGHYSAGETAKGEKETPVFEELGHIFNTTEQGHVILIDDARCFGTYPAYPTMEELTGFIRSKRPEAGIEVRDDSIRITPPRAAE, translated from the coding sequence ATGACACAGACATGGCAACGCATCATCAGAATCCCGGTGTTGTGGTACCGGTCAGTTCAGGACCGGCTGAGGCAGCAGCGGCAGAAAAACGAATTAGAAGAGTGGGAAAAAAAGGGACGCCCCGCGCCGCCGCCCCATATCATCAAACAGCGGATGCTGGCCGAATATGCCGGACGTTTCGGCCTGAAAATCCTGGTGGAGACCGGCACTTTCTATGGCGACATGGTGGACGCCATGAAGAACACCTTTGAGCGCGTCTACTCCATTGAACTCAGCCCGGCCCTTTACCAACGGGCAGCGGAAAGATTCCGCAAATTTTCGCACATCAAGCTGATTCAGGGCGACAGCGGTACTGAGTTGGGTAACCTGATGGCAACCATCGATAAACCGGCCCTGTTCTGGCTGGACGGCCACTACTCTGCCGGAGAAACCGCCAAAGGGGAAAAGGAGACGCCTGTGTTTGAGGAACTGGGCCACATCTTCAACACGACGGAACAGGGGCACGTGATTCTTATTGATGACGCCCGCTGTTTCGGCACTTATCCCGCTTATCCCACCATGGAGGAGTTGACCGGGTTTATTCGGTCAAAACGCCCTGAAGCCGGCATCGAGGTGCGGGACGACAGTATTCGGATCACTCCGCCCCGGGCCGCTGAATAG
- a CDS encoding sigma 54-interacting transcriptional regulator produces the protein MNKGTILFLCRDNSARSQMAEGFARQMAGDNISIFSAGITPDQEVHPMAVEVMAEHGIDISGHRPKAVSALRAGHFDLAVDLCQTLGQEFPMLAGFPPLVCWTVADPAEAVGDLEGQRVAFREAARIIKDLVHDLLNRGYYASFSLYKANIERLIDNLHEGVLAHDLGRKIFFFSKGAERITGLSAVDVIGKNCHDVFVPRLCGENCSFCDGCEPPTFQKKSYSTVAPEIEGQRKELDVTVVPLRDPAGRIQGVVAALADQTAFKEAVRGQKGEDGFAGIIGRTPEMRSLFHQIRDLSVYDVPVNISGETGTGKELVARAIHGESTRRNGPFVPINCGALPEGLVESELFGHVRGSFSGAVRDKKGRFELAHNGTIFLDEVAELPMSTQVKLLRFLQEGVLEKVGSEKQTSVDVRVISATNKNLKKEVAKGTFREDLYYRLNVVPIHLPPLRMRKNDIPLLANYFVRHAAMGARTGNVTITDDAMGLLAEYAWPGNVRELQNIIQFLVIKASGNKITAAHLPPEIQGDGTPLPQKRGRRNKLDTGSVETALAKAGGNKAKAARLLGVGRATLYRFLNDHPDIVADEEI, from the coding sequence ATGAATAAGGGCACCATTCTTTTTTTGTGCAGGGATAACAGCGCCAGAAGCCAGATGGCAGAGGGCTTTGCCAGGCAAATGGCCGGTGACAATATTTCGATTTTCAGTGCGGGCATCACGCCCGATCAGGAGGTCCACCCCATGGCCGTGGAGGTGATGGCCGAGCATGGCATTGATATTTCCGGCCATCGGCCCAAGGCGGTTTCAGCGTTGAGAGCGGGCCATTTCGACCTTGCCGTGGACCTCTGCCAGACCCTTGGCCAGGAGTTTCCCATGCTGGCCGGATTCCCCCCCCTGGTGTGCTGGACCGTGGCCGATCCGGCGGAAGCTGTGGGGGATCTTGAGGGCCAACGGGTGGCATTCCGGGAAGCGGCCCGGATTATAAAGGACTTGGTCCACGACCTTCTGAACCGGGGATATTACGCCTCTTTTTCTCTATACAAGGCCAATATCGAACGGCTTATCGACAACCTTCACGAGGGGGTTCTGGCCCATGACCTGGGCCGGAAAATCTTTTTTTTCAGCAAAGGGGCTGAAAGGATCACCGGCCTGTCCGCCGTGGACGTGATCGGTAAAAACTGTCACGACGTGTTTGTTCCCCGCCTGTGCGGAGAGAACTGCTCTTTCTGTGATGGGTGCGAACCCCCGACGTTTCAGAAAAAGAGTTATTCCACCGTGGCGCCGGAAATTGAGGGCCAGCGCAAAGAGCTGGATGTGACGGTGGTGCCCCTGCGGGACCCGGCCGGCCGTATTCAGGGCGTCGTGGCGGCTCTGGCCGACCAGACCGCCTTCAAGGAGGCGGTCCGCGGCCAGAAGGGGGAGGATGGATTTGCCGGCATCATCGGCCGAACACCGGAGATGCGAAGCCTTTTTCACCAGATTCGCGACCTGTCGGTCTATGATGTGCCGGTGAATATCAGCGGTGAGACCGGCACCGGGAAAGAACTGGTGGCCCGGGCCATTCACGGCGAAAGCACCCGGCGTAACGGACCGTTTGTGCCCATCAACTGCGGTGCCCTGCCCGAGGGGCTGGTGGAAAGCGAACTGTTCGGCCATGTGCGGGGCTCTTTTTCTGGGGCCGTGCGTGACAAGAAAGGCCGGTTTGAGCTGGCCCATAACGGGACCATCTTTTTAGACGAGGTGGCCGAGCTGCCCATGTCCACCCAGGTCAAGCTGCTGCGGTTTCTCCAGGAGGGGGTCCTGGAAAAGGTGGGCAGTGAAAAACAGACCTCGGTGGATGTGCGGGTGATCAGCGCCACCAACAAGAACCTGAAAAAAGAGGTGGCAAAGGGGACGTTCCGCGAAGACCTTTACTACCGGCTCAACGTGGTGCCCATTCACCTGCCGCCGTTGCGCATGCGGAAAAACGACATTCCCCTGCTGGCCAACTATTTTGTCAGGCATGCGGCCATGGGCGCCCGAACCGGCAATGTCACCATCACCGATGATGCCATGGGCCTGCTGGCGGAATACGCGTGGCCCGGCAATGTGCGGGAGCTTCAGAATATCATTCAGTTCCTGGTAATCAAGGCGTCCGGTAACAAGATCACGGCGGCCCATCTGCCGCCGGAAATTCAGGGCGACGGCACGCCGCTTCCCCAGAAGCGGGGCCGGCGCAACAAACTGGACACGGGCAGCGTGGAAACGGCCCTGGCAAAAGCCGGCGGCAACAAGGCCAAGGCGGCCCGCCTGCTGGGCGTGGGCCGGGCCACCCTCTACCGGTTTCTCAACGACCACCCCGATATTGTTGCTGATGAAGAGATCTGA
- a CDS encoding aldehyde ferredoxin oxidoreductase N-terminal domain-containing protein: protein MMNASNHFLKVLLLNAGNGFYRMQRYAVGDFFGPVDLGIHLAYKHHSLNIGAGLLAGSVLPGSNRLIVTGISPCWHGFYISSMGGAALVFDNLGINMLSILGKASQPSLLYLNRTHGEEIEVELVPVQPDRIWSQGRRGVYAVMDYALETFAARYEDDPRVLAVGPAALCTDIGAICSAPLKKGELTHADTWAGRGGFGTKLLQEHGILGVIYGGTHVDEDFCNRSVADQWFEDKFNQRMAAKDMEATAKYRFDPKFNTGGTFGVNYASMEGNLLAFNYRSIYWSEEERRNLHSRLVLDHYLKQFNEETIVPKQQRTCGEPCAAVCKKLNGEYKKDYEPYQAMGPLCGVFDQRAAEALNHHGDTLGFDAISAGGVISWLMDCLDENLIAPEALGVEGRPRWKMDDFDVTHDSMHNARLGIALLDQMTTPGGKIPLAFGARKFARRLAREKGKAVRDRFVYLAFARQGWMVPNQYWTPGAFAPMAIMGKYYMHYGRDFLPPRDLGRECARRLVQELMLDNMGMCRFHRGWAEEMMPDIVEKIFGEKKRFLRSIHLTAGRIASRNASVFWEPERVADLVAGFLKKKKTVDDIKNEALDRWIDFFDTDKNAAAYEFWYEIHKGIHESLREFPD, encoded by the coding sequence ATGATGAATGCGTCAAACCATTTTCTTAAAGTGCTGTTGCTCAATGCGGGCAACGGGTTTTACCGCATGCAGCGGTACGCGGTGGGCGATTTTTTCGGGCCTGTGGACCTGGGCATTCACCTGGCCTACAAGCACCACAGCCTCAACATCGGGGCCGGGCTCCTGGCCGGGTCGGTGCTGCCCGGCTCCAACCGGCTGATTGTCACCGGCATATCGCCCTGCTGGCACGGCTTTTACATCTCCTCCATGGGCGGGGCGGCCCTGGTGTTCGACAACCTGGGCATCAACATGCTCTCCATCCTCGGCAAGGCCTCTCAGCCTTCTCTTTTATACCTGAACCGCACCCATGGTGAGGAGATTGAGGTGGAGCTGGTTCCGGTCCAGCCCGACCGGATCTGGAGCCAGGGCCGCCGGGGTGTCTATGCGGTCATGGACTACGCCCTTGAAACGTTTGCCGCCCGGTATGAAGATGATCCGAGAGTGCTGGCCGTGGGACCGGCGGCCCTGTGCACCGATATCGGGGCGATCTGCTCGGCCCCGCTGAAAAAAGGGGAGCTGACCCACGCCGACACCTGGGCCGGCAGAGGGGGCTTTGGCACCAAGCTGCTGCAGGAGCACGGCATCCTTGGCGTCATTTATGGCGGCACCCATGTGGACGAGGACTTCTGCAACCGGTCCGTGGCCGACCAGTGGTTTGAGGACAAGTTTAACCAGCGCATGGCCGCCAAGGACATGGAGGCTACGGCCAAGTACCGGTTTGATCCGAAGTTCAACACCGGTGGCACCTTTGGCGTGAACTACGCCTCCATGGAGGGCAACCTGCTGGCCTTCAACTACCGCTCCATCTACTGGAGCGAGGAAGAGCGCCGAAACCTGCATTCGCGCCTGGTGCTGGACCACTACCTCAAACAGTTCAACGAAGAGACGATTGTGCCCAAACAGCAGCGCACCTGCGGCGAACCCTGCGCCGCGGTATGCAAAAAGCTGAACGGTGAATATAAAAAGGATTACGAGCCCTACCAGGCCATGGGGCCGCTGTGTGGTGTTTTTGATCAGCGGGCCGCCGAGGCCCTTAATCACCATGGCGATACCCTGGGGTTTGACGCGATTTCAGCGGGCGGGGTGATCTCCTGGCTGATGGACTGCCTGGACGAAAACCTGATCGCACCGGAAGCGCTGGGCGTGGAGGGCCGGCCCCGGTGGAAGATGGATGATTTTGACGTAACCCATGACTCCATGCACAATGCCCGGCTGGGCATCGCCCTGCTGGACCAGATGACAACACCTGGGGGCAAAATTCCCCTGGCGTTCGGGGCCCGCAAGTTTGCCCGCCGCCTGGCCCGGGAAAAGGGAAAAGCGGTGCGGGACCGGTTCGTGTATCTCGCCTTTGCCCGCCAGGGCTGGATGGTGCCCAACCAGTACTGGACCCCCGGCGCCTTTGCGCCCATGGCCATCATGGGCAAGTACTACATGCACTATGGCCGAGATTTTCTGCCGCCCCGGGACCTGGGCCGCGAATGCGCCCGCCGCCTGGTCCAGGAGCTGATGCTCGACAACATGGGCATGTGCCGGTTTCACCGGGGCTGGGCCGAAGAGATGATGCCCGATATAGTGGAAAAGATTTTCGGGGAAAAGAAGCGGTTTTTGCGTTCCATTCACCTGACCGCCGGCCGTATCGCCAGCCGCAATGCCTCGGTGTTCTGGGAGCCGGAACGCGTGGCCGACCTGGTGGCCGGTTTCCTGAAAAAGAAAAAAACGGTTGATGACATCAAGAACGAAGCGCTGGACCGATGGATCGATTTTTTTGACACGGACAAAAACGCCGCCGCCTATGAATTCTGGTACGAAATTCACAAGGGCATTCACGAATCCCTGCGGGAGTTTCCCGACTAA
- a CDS encoding DVU0772 family protein, with protein MLTLSELKKRRDLLNQVDWDMTPEEAVRLYLEWGNNWAGGNYVIRSKNDVSHYFVVNTWKEKPRVFLVRRNSDLAEDLAAFDLPQPLETEFMRSVGRNKGVYSIEGPTRRWLEKELG; from the coding sequence ATGCTGACACTTTCTGAACTTAAAAAAAGAAGAGACCTGCTCAACCAGGTCGACTGGGATATGACGCCGGAAGAGGCGGTTCGACTCTACCTGGAGTGGGGCAACAACTGGGCCGGTGGAAATTACGTGATCCGGTCCAAAAACGATGTGTCTCACTACTTTGTGGTCAACACATGGAAAGAAAAACCCAGGGTCTTTCTGGTACGGCGAAACTCCGACCTGGCCGAAGATCTGGCCGCCTTTGACCTGCCCCAGCCCCTGGAAACCGAATTCATGCGCTCCGTGGGCCGCAACAAAGGGGTCTATTCCATTGAAGGCCCTACCCGGCGGTGGCTGGAAAAGGAATTGGGGTAA
- a CDS encoding ATP-binding protein gives MKVTRKIIEIDEEKCTGCGQCVLACAEGAIAIINGKAKVVSDNLCDGLGACIGDCPEDALHIVEREADEFDEAAVEKHLETLQAEEKKAPATLTCGCPSSHVQTFMEATPCQAANQPRATAPTPASALGHWPVQISLVPPTAPFLKGADLLVAADCVPVAFPRLHTEFLPGRAIMIGCPKFDDKKAYVEKFAQVFATAGIKSVTCVMMEVPCCSGLPMILKEAMQTAGVKVPMEVITVSARGEILERRKM, from the coding sequence ATGAAAGTGACAAGAAAAATCATAGAAATAGACGAGGAAAAATGCACCGGCTGCGGCCAGTGCGTGCTGGCCTGCGCCGAGGGCGCCATTGCCATCATCAACGGCAAGGCAAAGGTGGTGTCGGACAACCTGTGCGACGGGCTGGGCGCCTGCATCGGCGACTGCCCTGAGGACGCGCTTCACATTGTGGAACGGGAGGCCGATGAGTTTGACGAGGCGGCCGTGGAAAAACACCTGGAAACACTTCAGGCAGAAGAAAAAAAGGCCCCGGCCACACTGACCTGCGGGTGCCCCTCTTCCCACGTGCAGACTTTTATGGAGGCAACGCCCTGCCAGGCGGCCAACCAGCCCCGGGCCACGGCCCCGACTCCGGCATCGGCCCTGGGCCACTGGCCGGTGCAGATCAGCCTGGTGCCCCCGACAGCCCCTTTTTTAAAGGGCGCGGACCTGCTGGTGGCGGCCGACTGTGTGCCGGTTGCCTTTCCCCGGCTTCACACCGAATTTCTGCCGGGCCGGGCCATCATGATCGGGTGCCCCAAGTTTGACGACAAAAAGGCCTATGTGGAGAAATTTGCCCAGGTATTTGCCACGGCCGGCATCAAAAGCGTCACCTGCGTGATGATGGAGGTGCCCTGCTGCTCCGGCCTGCCCATGATTTTAAAAGAGGCCATGCAGACCGCAGGGGTCAAGGTCCCCATGGAGGTGATCACGGTGTCGGCCAGGGGAGAAATCCTGGAGAGAAGAAAGATGTAG